From Triticum urartu cultivar G1812 chromosome 2, Tu2.1, whole genome shotgun sequence, a single genomic window includes:
- the LOC125535973 gene encoding ankyrin-2-like gives MAAPPQQPRFPSAAGVARAISSMQDTLLDAAFKGDLPLLKRVVWVLDNGKGRPREAVEAARADGGMSALLIAAANEQLEVCSYLAGELRVDVDAADDKGRTPLFYAVMSERIAVVKCLLDHGADPDKADEAGLTPLHAAAGIGDCEMIELLLAKGAYVDPIAEEIGTPLHLATKEQQVGAMKTLLEHNADCNKTYMSYGLYPMTPLFQAVNVSSLQCVKLLVEAGAVINPDCIETVSLDSAMGNDSSTECLNFLLKAGAKRNASNGAAVHASARGRVAGTARRSGRGRGRDQGPRQQQEQHVACGEEVEVKVNPKDEHATKREIAQLKSSAIKAIESKDYFSATMWYTKAIEHDPNDATLFSNRSLCLLRMGDGQRALLDALDCRGMRPDWPKAYYRQGAALVSLKDYTNACVALLDGFKLDPENAEMESALREAMESLKISKGGAKAT, from the exons ATGGCGGCGCCGCCGCAGCAACCTCGCTTCCCCTCCGCCGCCGGTG TCGCGAGAGCCATCTCTTCGATGCAGGACACGCTCCTCGACGCGGCCTTCAAAGGCGACCTCCCCCTCCTCAAGA GGGTGGTGTGGGTGCTGGATAACGGCAAGGGCCGCCCCagggaggcggtggaggcggcgagGGCCGACGGCGGCATGTCGGCGCTGCTGATCGCCGCGGCCAACGAGCAGCTCGAGGTCTGCAGCTACCTGGCCGGGGAGCTGCGCGTCGATGTGGATGCTGCAGATGATAAGG GTAGAACACCTCTTTTTTATGCGGTGATGAGTGAAAGGATTGCTGTTGTCAAGTGTCTACTTGATCATGGTGCTGATCCAGACAAAGCTGATGAGGCCGGGCTAACTCCTCTACATGCTGCTGCTGGAATAG GAGATTGTGAAATGATAGAACTGTTGCTTGCAAAGGGAGCTTATGTAGACCCGATAGCTGAGGAGATTGGGACACCACTGCATCTTGCTACTAAGGAACAACAAGTCGGTGCTATGAAGACTTTATTGGAGCATAATGCAGAT TGCAACAAGACGTACATGAGCTATGGACTTTATCCTATGACACCCCTCTTTCAGGCTGTAAATGTATCATCACTACAATGCGTGAAGCTCCTGGTTGAG GCTGGCGCTGTTATCAACCCAGATTGTATTGAAACTGTTTCACTTGATTCTGCAATGGGAAATGACAGCTCAACAGAGTGCTTAAATTTCTTACTGAAGGCTGGTGCCAAGCGTAATGCCTCTAATGGT GCTGCTGTCCACGCCAGCGCCAGAGGACGAGTCGCTGGCACCGCTCGGCGATCTGGCAGAGGACGAGGACGTGACCAGGGGCCGCGACAACAACAGGAGCAGCACGTTGCCTGTGGGGAAGAGGTCGAGGTCAAAGTCAATCCTAAG GATGAACATGCGACTAAAAGGGAAATAGCACAGTTGAAGTCATCTGCGATTAAAGCAATCGAGAGTAAAGATTATTTTTCTGCAACAATGTGGTACACTAAG GCAATAGAGCATGACCCTAATGATGCAACCTTGTTCTCAAACAGAAGCCTCTGCTTGCTTCGCATGGGTGACGGACAGAGGGCTTTGCTGGACGCTCTTGATTGCAGAGGAATGCGGCCTGACTGGCCAAAGGCCTACTACCGGCAGGGTGCAGCTCTGGTGTCACTGAAG GACTACACGAACGCGTGTGTGGCGCTTCTTGATGGATTCAAGTTGGACCCGGAGAATGCCGAGATGGAATCTGCATTACG GGAAGCTATGGAATCTTTGAAGATATCGAAAGGCGGCGCCAAGGCAACATGA